The stretch of DNA CACTTTTAGCGGAATATTTTATCGCCATGTCATTTATCGGTTCGGGGATTTCGGCCAATTTTCGTGCCCTTATTGCTCCCTTAGGCTTAAAGTTGCCGGCTGCTTTAGCCAATCCCTTTGGTGTTCATGGCGGAGTTATCGATCTCATTTCAATTGTCTCGATCTTTTTAGTTTCCCTGTTGATTAGTCACGGGGTATCTGAGGCATCTCGAGTTGAGAATGCCCTTGTTGCCCTGAAGGTCTTGGCAATCTTACTCTTTGTTATTGTTGGTATGACCGCAATTAAAAAGGCTAACTTCATTCCATTTATTCCGCATTATCGAGCAACTGCCAACGGTCCTTTTGGCGGCTGGCAGGGAATTTATGCCGGTGTGTCCATGATCTTCGTATCATATCTAGGCTTTGATGCAATCGCGGCTAATTCTGCCGAAGCCAAAAACCCAGAAAAAACCATGCCCCGCGGAATTGTCGGTTCACTATTAATTGCCGTTGTCTTATTTGTTGCCGTTAGTCTGGTGCTAATTGGCGTTGTCCCTTACCAGAAATATCTCGGTTCTGCAGAACCAGTTGGTCTTGCTCTGCGGTCAATCGGTCGCGGGACAATCGCTACAATCGTGCAAACAATTGCTGTTTTCGGTATGTTTACCGCGCTAATTGGTCTCTGCATGTCAAGTTCAAGATTAGTCTACTCCTTTGGCCGCGACGGCATGCTACCCAAAAAATTAGGTAAATTAAATAGTGATAAAAGACCTAACAATGCCCTATGGACAATTACTGTCGTGGCAATTTTAATTAGTGCCTTTTTACCATTTTCATTCCTAACACAGCTAGTTTCAGCTGGCACACTGATTGCTTTCATGTTTGTTTCCCTAGGTATTTATCGCTTAAGACCACGTGAAGGCGCTGATATTGCTAAACCCGCATTTAAAATGCCCTGGTATCCTGTACTGCCATTCTTAGGATTTTTGGGATCACTCATTGTCTTTATGGGACTCGATACACAGGCTAAAATTTACGCAATTATTTGGTTTGTCATTGGATTAATTATTTATTTCTCTTATGGATTAAAACATTCAGTAATGAACCAGAAAAATTAACTTTGATATTTTCAACTTTTAAAAAACGCAGCTAGACGACTTAGCTGCGTTTTTACTTTGTTAAATTTGACGATTAAAATCTTTTGCATTATTATTAATTATTATTTAATTTAATTATCAAAAAATCATTATTTTATGGAGGTAATTTATTTGAAGCTTTGGCAAACAATGAATCGCAAAGAAGACCCTAATATTTATCAAGAAAAAGATGGTCATTTGGTACGGACCTTAAAAGTCCGCGATTTTTTGGCTCTTGGCGTTGGAACAATCGTTTCCACTTCAATCTTCACTCTTCCGGGAGAAGTGGCAGCACTGCACACAGGACCAGCAGTTGCTATCTCTTGTGTTATTGCCTCAATCGTTGCTGGTCTAGTGGCATTTGCTTATGCCGAAATGGCAGCAGCAATGCCTTTTGCCGGTTCGGTCTATTCATGGATTAATGTCGTCTTTGGTGAATTTTGGGGCTGGATTTCCGGCTGGGCCCTATTAGCCGAATATTTAATTGGTATGGCCTTTGTTAGTTCAGGCTTGTCAGCTAACTTGCGGGCACTAATTGCTCCCTTAGGCTGGAAGTTGCCGGCAGCCTTAGCCAACCCACTAGGTGTTAACGGCGGTGTAGTTGATCTGGTAGCTCTAATTGCTATTATGCTGGCCGCAATTTTGGTTAGTTTTGGTGTATCCAAAGCATCCCGCGTTGAAAATATCTTAGTTGTTGTTAAGGTTCTAGCAATCGTACTTTTTGTTGTTGTCGGTTTAACAGCAATTAAAGCTGCTAATTTCGTGCCGTTCATCCCGCATTATCGAGCAACTGCCAACGGTCCTTTTGGCGGCTGGCAGGGAATTTATGCCGGTGTTTCAATGATTTATATTTCTTTCTTGGGCTTTGATACAATCGCCTCTAACTCTGCTGAAGCAATTAACCCGCAAAAGACCATGCCTCGCGGAATTATTGGCTCATTATTAATTGCCGTTGTCTTGTTTGTAGCAGTGAGTTTAGTACTTGTCGGCATGGTTCCCTACCATCAATATCTTAACTCTGCCGAGCCTGTTGGTTATGCTTTACGCCAAACCGGTCACGGCGGCGTCGCAATTATTGTTCAATCCGTAGCAGTCTTGGGTATGTTTACCGCCTTAATTGGCTTATGTATGGCAAGTTCACGGCTAGTCTATTCTTTTGGTCGTGATGGCATGTTGCCAAAGAAACTGGGCAAGCTTAATCAAGACCACCGCCCAGCAACAGCATTATGGACAGTAGCAATTATTTCCATTATTATTTCTGCTTTTATTCCATTCGCCTTTTTAACTCAGTTAGTATCTGCGGGGACATTAATTGCCTTTATGTTTGTTTCAATTGGTATTTATCGTTTACGACCACGCGAAGGTCACGACATTTCTGATCCTGCATTTAAAATGCCGCTTTATCCAGTTTTGCCGTTTCTTGCATTCTTAGGATCCTTTGCAGTTTTCTTAGGCCTCGATAGTCAAGCCAAGGAGTACATGCTAGTTTGGACAATAGTCGGTATCATCATTTATTACCTCTACGGCATGCACCATTCTGCAATGAATAAGCAATAACTTTTAACTAAACAAAAAAGGCTTAACCAGCACGGTTAAGCCTTTTTATTTACTATAAATTTTCATCCATATTAAAGGTCAACTTCGACATGTTAATTGAATCGATCATCATCTGACCCCACAATTTTTCTGATTGTTTGCGAGTATAAGCAACCGTTTCTTGGTTTGCCTTAGTCAAGTAATCTGTCAGTTTATTGCCATTTTTACCTTCAGCGCCAGCAATAACATCTTCAACGCGACGACGGAAGTACTGGTTTAAATCCTTCAAGTAGTCAGTATCTAATTGCACAAATTGCGGATAATGACTTTCAACGATTGCTGCTAATGACTTGTAATACCACCAAGCGTCGTTCATGTTGTAATCCATTGAAGTATCGCTATATGAAGGGTCTGTGTCGTTCATATTCGCAAAGAACGGAACAAATGGTGTAAAGGTCGGCCCACCAATACATAACCACATGATTGCGGCCTTGTCGTGGTCAACATCATTTCTAATTTGTAAAATATGTGAATTTTGCGTTCTGTTCAAGCCAATTGGACGAAAACGATGCTTTTCTTCTTCAGTACCCTTGCCAAATGGATCATAAGGGGTGTCTTGATAATGACTGCCTAATACAAATTCGATATCTTCACGTGTAATCTTCTTGGCTGCCCGGCGGATAAATGGCAAGTCACCATTAGTTGGATCTTGCTCAATTTCGGGATTAAAGTACTTTTGACCATACCAAACTCGATTAGTATTGTAATGGCGGTCTTGCTCTGTGTAAGTACCAAAGATGTGCCGGAAGTTCCAGCCCTCATGATCTGTATTTAAGTGATGCGCGGTCACAAATTCTTGAATGCCTTCGCTCCACATAAAGTTATCTGGGTCATCAAAATCAACTTGTTCAATCGAAACCCGGTTAGCTGCAATTGCATAAGCATCATCTGGTATTCTTTGTGCGACCCAGTGGTGACCAGTAACAATTTCCATGTACCAAACTTCATCTTGGTCACTGAACAGAACTGAATTACCAGCAGGTGAACCATACTTGGCAATTAATTTACCTAAATATTCAACCCCATGTTTAGCAGAATGAATGTATGGCAAAACAACTGATTGCATACAGTCTTCGTCTAAACCATCTTTAACTAATGGGTCAAAGGCCAAAGCACGTTCATTACCATAAGTTGACTCAGTACAAGACATAGCAACATTTTCTTGATTAATACCACTCTCATCATAATAGCCGCGGTGTTGGTAGTCAACATTAGGAACAGCTGGTACCGCCTGCGCATCCTCAGGCAGGTCCAAGGTAAATTTATTCAACCAAGATTTAATCTTGCGTCCTTTTTCACCATGAGCAGCAGGATGAATAATAAACTTTTGCGGCGTAATCGGCCGGAAAGTGTCATCGTTGCGGGCAATCATTGTTGAGCCGTCAATTGAAGCATTTTTACCAACCAAAATGGTTGTACATGCACTATATTCTTTCATAATTTTCTCCTTTTGTTTTTATTATTATACCAAATCATGGAAAAGTCCAACAGCATAATTTGCTGCATCAAAGTCAGCAAGATCTTCAGGCTTCTCGCCCAGACCTACTAATTTTACCGGTAGTTTCATTTCGTTGCGAATTGCTAAGACCACGCCACCTTTTGACGAACCATCTAATTTGGTTAGAACTAAGCCTGTTAATTTAGTTGTTTTATCAAAATCTTTCGCCTGCAACAAAGCATTCTGCCCTGTTGAACCATCTAATACTAATAAAGTTTCTGTTGGTTCTGCAGGAGCTTGCTTCTTAATAATTCGCTCAATTTTTTCGAGTTCACTCATTAAGTTTTTCTTATTTTGCAAACGACCAGCAGTGTCAACTAATAAATAGTCGACGTGTTCCGCAATTGCTCTTGCGGTTGCATCATACACAACTGATGCCGGGTCCGCTTGATCTTTGCCTGTTACTACCGGCACGCCAACACGCTTGCCCCATTCAACCAGCTGTTCAACAGCACCTGCTCTAAATGTATCAGCGGCTGCCAATAAAACCGACTTACCTTGATCTTTGAAGCGTTTTGCCAACTTACCAATCGTGGTTGTCTTGCCAGCACCATTAACTCCAACAAAAAGATAAATATTCGGTTGTCCATTATCATGATAACGCAATTTTTCATTTTCAGCATCGCCATTTTTATCATAGAGATCAACCAATTTTTCCACAATTAATTTCTTCAAATCATCATGGGATTTAGCCTTTTGCAACTTCGCTTCATCTTTTAATTCTGTCGTTAATTCCTCAGCCGTTTCAAAGCCAACATCTGATTCAATCAATAATTCTTCTAAATCATCAAAAAAATCTTCGTCTACTGACCGAAATTGAGCAAAGAATTGATTTAAACGCGCACCAAAGCCCTTATTAGTCTTAGCAAGGCCCTTTTCATATAATGCGGTTTGATCTTTTTCTTCTTGTTCCTGAGTTTCGGATTTTGACTCTACTTCTTTCTGAGGTTCAACTTGAGTTTCTGTTGTCGCTTCTTCTACTGCGGATGTACTTGCCACAGTTGATTCACTTACTGCAGCAGACAGCGTTTGACTTACAGAAGTTGATTCAGATTCTTTTTCAGGAGTACTTTCGCTCTCGGATACAGCCGACTCTACTGGCTTTTCAGCTTCACTTTCAACATTTTCTTGGCGATCAGAGTCTACATTAGATCCTAGTTCAGAGTTAACAATTTCATCCTGCTTTTCTAACTCTGTTTTCGACTCTACTTCAGTTTCTTTTTCTTTATTACCAAAAAGTGACTTCTTGATTTTATCAAATAATCCCACTTTTAGTTCACCTCATCTTTTAATTCTTTTAATGATACCGAAAAGACCTGGGAAACACCGGATTCTTGCATCACAACCCCATACAGCTGGTCAGCATGTTCCATTGTTCCACGACGATGCGTTATCACAATGAATTGGGTGTGCAGATCATATTTTTCTAAAAATTGGGCAAAACGCGTAACATTGGCATCATCAAGTGCGGCTTCTACCTCATCTAATACACAAAATGGCACTGGCTTGACTTTTAACATTGCAAATAGCAACGTGATTGCTGTCAAAGCACGTTCGCCACCTGATAATAAACTCAACCGCTGCAATTTTTTGCCAGGCGGTTGGGCAATAATCTCCACACCTGTTGTTAACATATCATCAGGATCAGTTAGCACCAACTTAGCATTACCACCGCCGAACACGACCGGGAACAAATCCTTGAAGCTTTGTGCAACAGCTGAAAAAGTTTTATTGAAGCGACTACCTACTTCTTGATCTAATTCATTCATTGATTTACGTAAATTATCCCGGGCCTCTAATAGGTCATTTTGTTGATTATTTAGAAAATCGTACCGCTGCTTAACATCTTCGTATTCCGTAATGGCTTTCAAATTGACGGGTCCAATATCCTCAAGCGACATCCGGTGTAGTTTAACTTCTTTCTGCATTTTTTGACGAGTAGCTGCATTATTTTCACCAGTTGCTTGGGCTAATGCTGCTTCAAAAGTTAACGAATAATCACTACTTAAAGTTTTTAGCCGCTGATCAATCTTACTGGTAAATTGGGCTAATTGAACTGACAAACCCTCTTGTTCAGTAGCCGCATCTTTACGTAAATCATAATTACGACTTGCCACTTGATCAAGCTGATTAATCTGAGCATCAAATTGACCTAATTTTGCACTCAGATCATTTAATTGTTTTTCTAGTGTAGCCTTTTGCTGCACACCAACCGCACTTTCTTGATGTAATTGCTGCTTTTTCTGTTGGTCAAGTTCGCCGCTATGCGCTAGTTCTGCTAACTTGTCAGTCAAGGTCTTAATTTGCTGCTGTTTTGCAGTTAACTCTTTTGCCTGATCCTTTTGCTTAACTACCAAATTCTCTAATTTATTTGTATAAACCGCAATTTGTGGATCAAGCTCAGCTAAATCATCCTGCACCTGCTGATTTAGTGCTGTAAAATTATCAATTCGCTCTTGCAGCTGACTAATTTGTGCTTTTTGGTCAGCAATTTGCTGCACTAACTGCTGCTTTTGCTGCTGAGCTTGGGTAATCTTTCCCTTTACCGTTGCTAATTCTGCAGCACGTTCTTTTTTGCGTGATTCAAACAATTGATTAGCAGCCTTTAATCGTTTGACTTCCTTTTCTTGATTTTGATAAGAAATTACAGCTTCACTCAAATTACGGTTTGCTTCTTCTAGTTGCTGCTTGTAGGTAGTTAATTGCTGCGTAACTTGATCTTCTTGGGTTACCAATTGAGCTAAACTAGCTTGATCTGCAGTCAATGTCGTTTGCAACTGCTTAATTTGCTCCTTTAGCTTGGCTAATTCTGCAGTTGTCTGCAATGGTGAATTGTTTTTTTGGTTGCGCATACCACCAGTCATTGATCCACCAGGTGAAATAATATCACCATCAAGAGTTACAATTCGGTAGCGACTAATTCGTTGCGAAATTTGCAGCGCATGATCGATAGTATCGACAATAACTGTACTACCGAGCAGATAATTAATTGCTGCACTAATATCTTCGGCAATCGAACTCTCTACTAGCTCACTGGCAATTCCTTTAAAACCCGTAAACGACTGTAAACTGCGAACAGTTGACTGTGGTATCGTATATTGGTGCAAACCATCTAACGGCAGAAAGGTCGCACGACCAGCATGATTATGCTTTAACTGGTTAATGGCATCTCGTGCACTTGCTCTACTTGTAGTCACCAAATCTTGAACGCCGCCGCCAAGCGCTGTTGTCATTGCTGCTTCTAGTTCTACAGGAAAAGATAATAATTCACCAACAGCACCAATTACCCCGGGATAATTACTAAGATTATTTAATACGTTGCGTACACCATAATAGTAGCCTTCATGACGTTTACGAATATTTTCCAAGGCTTCATAGCGGGCACTTACCTGATTAAGTCGCCGATTACTTTCATTGATAATCTGGCGTAAATCAGCAAGCTGCTTCTGCTTATCAGCCAGCTTAGCAGTTAAACCAGTAATCAAATCTTGCTTCTTGGTTCGTTTAGCTTTAATGGTTTGCCCAGTTTTACCTAACTTGGTTAATTCGGCTGTTGCCTTTGCTAATTCACCTGCAACATCAGTATTTTGATAACTACGATCGTCCTGTGTTCGCTTTAATTCTGAATTAAGGTATACAATTTCATTATTATTAGACGTTTGATCCTGTAATAATTGAATGTAATCTGTTCGTAAATTATCAAGTTGCTCATTTAAAGCTGCTGGATTTTCATTCAGCTTGACAGTTAACTTATCACGCTTACTTTGCAGCTGCTTCTGCTTAGCTGTTAATTCAGCTTCCTGCTTAACCAGAGTAGCATTATTAACCTGAAGCTGCTCAAGCTGCTTCTTTACAGTAGTTAATTCTGCCTGATATTCTTTTTTAGTTGCTGCACTATATTGTTTACTCTGCTCGGCAACCTGTAAATTAGTGTTTATTTCAGAAAGTTTCTTTGTCAAAGCCAGTAAGTCGGCCTGAATGTGTTCGCGCTGGTTGCTCATTCGCTTAGATTCATCGCGTTTAGTGACTACAGCTTTTTGTGATTCCTTTACCTCGCGATCAAGCTTTGACAAAAGAACTTGATTTTCATCAGCTTTTTGCTGAACCTGAGCTTTTTGCTTATTCAAATCCTCAATTTCAAAAGCTAATAAAACTTTTAACTTCTGGTCTAGACCTTGTTTTTGAAATTGATATTCCTTAGCAAGTGAACTCTGCTCATGCAATGGTTCAATGCGTTGCTCTAATTCCTTAACTAAGTCATTAATTCTTACTAGGTTATCAGTTGTCTGCTCTAGCTGTAGACTAGCTGTCTCTTTTTGCTTTTTAAAATGCAGGACACCGGCTGCTTCTTCAAACAATACTCGCCGCGCT from Lactobacillus sp. ESL0785 encodes:
- a CDS encoding amino acid permease encodes the protein MNLWKKINRKEDPRVYEQKDGQLVRSLTVKDFLALGVGTIVSTSIFTLPGEVAALHTGPAVAISCVLAAIVAGIVSFAYAEMAAAMPFAGSAYSWINVVFGEVWGWIAGWALLAEYFIAMSFIGSGISANFRALIAPLGLKLPAALANPFGVHGGVIDLISIVSIFLVSLLISHGVSEASRVENALVALKVLAILLFVIVGMTAIKKANFIPFIPHYRATANGPFGGWQGIYAGVSMIFVSYLGFDAIAANSAEAKNPEKTMPRGIVGSLLIAVVLFVAVSLVLIGVVPYQKYLGSAEPVGLALRSIGRGTIATIVQTIAVFGMFTALIGLCMSSSRLVYSFGRDGMLPKKLGKLNSDKRPNNALWTITVVAILISAFLPFSFLTQLVSAGTLIAFMFVSLGIYRLRPREGADIAKPAFKMPWYPVLPFLGFLGSLIVFMGLDTQAKIYAIIWFVIGLIIYFSYGLKHSVMNQKN
- a CDS encoding amino acid permease; the encoded protein is MKLWQTMNRKEDPNIYQEKDGHLVRTLKVRDFLALGVGTIVSTSIFTLPGEVAALHTGPAVAISCVIASIVAGLVAFAYAEMAAAMPFAGSVYSWINVVFGEFWGWISGWALLAEYLIGMAFVSSGLSANLRALIAPLGWKLPAALANPLGVNGGVVDLVALIAIMLAAILVSFGVSKASRVENILVVVKVLAIVLFVVVGLTAIKAANFVPFIPHYRATANGPFGGWQGIYAGVSMIYISFLGFDTIASNSAEAINPQKTMPRGIIGSLLIAVVLFVAVSLVLVGMVPYHQYLNSAEPVGYALRQTGHGGVAIIVQSVAVLGMFTALIGLCMASSRLVYSFGRDGMLPKKLGKLNQDHRPATALWTVAIISIIISAFIPFAFLTQLVSAGTLIAFMFVSIGIYRLRPREGHDISDPAFKMPLYPVLPFLAFLGSFAVFLGLDSQAKEYMLVWTIVGIIIYYLYGMHHSAMNKQ
- a CDS encoding C69 family dipeptidase translates to MKEYSACTTILVGKNASIDGSTMIARNDDTFRPITPQKFIIHPAAHGEKGRKIKSWLNKFTLDLPEDAQAVPAVPNVDYQHRGYYDESGINQENVAMSCTESTYGNERALAFDPLVKDGLDEDCMQSVVLPYIHSAKHGVEYLGKLIAKYGSPAGNSVLFSDQDEVWYMEIVTGHHWVAQRIPDDAYAIAANRVSIEQVDFDDPDNFMWSEGIQEFVTAHHLNTDHEGWNFRHIFGTYTEQDRHYNTNRVWYGQKYFNPEIEQDPTNGDLPFIRRAAKKITREDIEFVLGSHYQDTPYDPFGKGTEEEKHRFRPIGLNRTQNSHILQIRNDVDHDKAAIMWLCIGGPTFTPFVPFFANMNDTDPSYSDTSMDYNMNDAWWYYKSLAAIVESHYPQFVQLDTDYLKDLNQYFRRRVEDVIAGAEGKNGNKLTDYLTKANQETVAYTRKQSEKLWGQMMIDSINMSKLTFNMDENL
- the ftsY gene encoding signal recognition particle-docking protein FtsY, which translates into the protein MGLFDKIKKSLFGNKEKETEVESKTELEKQDEIVNSELGSNVDSDRQENVESEAEKPVESAVSESESTPEKESESTSVSQTLSAAVSESTVASTSAVEEATTETQVEPQKEVESKSETQEQEEKDQTALYEKGLAKTNKGFGARLNQFFAQFRSVDEDFFDDLEELLIESDVGFETAEELTTELKDEAKLQKAKSHDDLKKLIVEKLVDLYDKNGDAENEKLRYHDNGQPNIYLFVGVNGAGKTTTIGKLAKRFKDQGKSVLLAAADTFRAGAVEQLVEWGKRVGVPVVTGKDQADPASVVYDATARAIAEHVDYLLVDTAGRLQNKKNLMSELEKIERIIKKQAPAEPTETLLVLDGSTGQNALLQAKDFDKTTKLTGLVLTKLDGSSKGGVVLAIRNEMKLPVKLVGLGEKPEDLADFDAANYAVGLFHDLV
- the smc gene encoding chromosome segregation protein SMC codes for the protein MALKELIIDGFKSFAEKTKIEFNSGITGIVGPNGSGKSNITEAIRWVMGESRAKSLRGSNMKDVIFAGSEFRQATNHAEVTLVFDNQQRELNLDDDQVVVTRRILRSGDNEYLINRRAVRQRDVRALFLDSGISQDSLAIISQGRVDQILNSRPEARRVLFEEAAGVLHFKKQKETASLQLEQTTDNLVRINDLVKELEQRIEPLHEQSSLAKEYQFQKQGLDQKLKVLLAFEIEDLNKQKAQVQQKADENQVLLSKLDREVKESQKAVVTKRDESKRMSNQREHIQADLLALTKKLSEINTNLQVAEQSKQYSAATKKEYQAELTTVKKQLEQLQVNNATLVKQEAELTAKQKQLQSKRDKLTVKLNENPAALNEQLDNLRTDYIQLLQDQTSNNNEIVYLNSELKRTQDDRSYQNTDVAGELAKATAELTKLGKTGQTIKAKRTKKQDLITGLTAKLADKQKQLADLRQIINESNRRLNQVSARYEALENIRKRHEGYYYGVRNVLNNLSNYPGVIGAVGELLSFPVELEAAMTTALGGGVQDLVTTSRASARDAINQLKHNHAGRATFLPLDGLHQYTIPQSTVRSLQSFTGFKGIASELVESSIAEDISAAINYLLGSTVIVDTIDHALQISQRISRYRIVTLDGDIISPGGSMTGGMRNQKNNSPLQTTAELAKLKEQIKQLQTTLTADQASLAQLVTQEDQVTQQLTTYKQQLEEANRNLSEAVISYQNQEKEVKRLKAANQLFESRKKERAAELATVKGKITQAQQQKQQLVQQIADQKAQISQLQERIDNFTALNQQVQDDLAELDPQIAVYTNKLENLVVKQKDQAKELTAKQQQIKTLTDKLAELAHSGELDQQKKQQLHQESAVGVQQKATLEKQLNDLSAKLGQFDAQINQLDQVASRNYDLRKDAATEQEGLSVQLAQFTSKIDQRLKTLSSDYSLTFEAALAQATGENNAATRQKMQKEVKLHRMSLEDIGPVNLKAITEYEDVKQRYDFLNNQQNDLLEARDNLRKSMNELDQEVGSRFNKTFSAVAQSFKDLFPVVFGGGNAKLVLTDPDDMLTTGVEIIAQPPGKKLQRLSLLSGGERALTAITLLFAMLKVKPVPFCVLDEVEAALDDANVTRFAQFLEKYDLHTQFIVITHRRGTMEHADQLYGVVMQESGVSQVFSVSLKELKDEVN